Proteins co-encoded in one bacterium BMS3Abin02 genomic window:
- a CDS encoding MMPL family protein has translation MDRIGRFLVERSGRVLAVTGIITLVAVGMLFRLKVNADVTQFLTSGNERGEAWVALQEKYDTADPINVLVSVPEGKTISDKDVLIELVQLRDRIAALEGVAHVGSIIPAVNPLTGAAITPEMIDAIPEAMIGRFISQNPVADLLVSDDARHTLMVAVPSDDPVRVARELTDVEPPGDLKVNYSGNPVIFATVLDMIGWFLLFIPPAVIILLLLTFFANIGDGKLTILSIFPALLGALWTFGLIFGLGHEVDIVSVLVPIYVIVMGSADGLHFVTHYQEASERTEDRVSRVTSTLRQVGVPMILTTISTAAGFLSLLVTGVRPIQQLGLFTAIGIGFAGVVSFFFLPALLSRLDIRPKHHTAILGPRVTTAIKALARPRWIAAVLSVGLIAFSAVFIPRLQVDSDQLFFLKENHPLRQSFNETAEIFGGATPLIGEFVYDPNGGADQLTHLETVERDFERLPGVRTVFSAADLAGKIPPAEMDAVLAGTAPLPLGRMATQDGLRFIVFPGPFETKDLRAWLDFADTHAEIRVLTGMPILWDEIARLVIRAQIGSLIAAYVLVALMLLVAYRKVRQTLVALAPLVLTTGTLLGFIAASGIQLNLVTAIASSIVIGVGIDYSIHFVAAIDYARPAGDGYVLRAIDSAGRPIVANALGIALALSALWLSPLKIHPEISMIMWVSMTTAAVTALVVIPALLPAAGMREPVSTSRT, from the coding sequence CGTCGAACGGTCCGGGCGAGTACTGGCCGTCACCGGCATCATCACCCTCGTCGCGGTCGGCATGCTCTTTCGGCTGAAGGTCAACGCCGACGTCACCCAGTTCCTCACTTCGGGCAACGAGCGGGGAGAAGCCTGGGTCGCACTCCAGGAAAAGTACGACACCGCGGATCCGATCAACGTGCTCGTCTCGGTGCCGGAGGGGAAGACGATCTCCGACAAGGATGTCCTGATCGAGCTGGTCCAACTGCGTGACCGCATCGCGGCACTCGAGGGCGTCGCGCATGTCGGGTCCATCATCCCTGCCGTCAACCCGCTCACCGGGGCAGCCATCACCCCGGAGATGATCGATGCGATCCCAGAAGCCATGATCGGCAGGTTCATCTCTCAGAACCCGGTCGCCGATCTGCTCGTCAGCGACGACGCCAGACACACCCTCATGGTTGCGGTCCCTTCAGACGACCCGGTGAGGGTGGCGCGCGAGCTCACCGACGTTGAACCGCCGGGGGACCTGAAAGTGAACTACTCGGGCAACCCGGTGATCTTCGCAACGGTGCTCGACATGATCGGCTGGTTCCTGCTGTTCATCCCACCCGCGGTCATCATCCTGCTGCTGCTCACGTTCTTCGCGAACATCGGCGACGGCAAGCTCACGATTCTGTCCATCTTCCCCGCCCTGCTCGGCGCACTCTGGACATTCGGGCTGATCTTCGGGCTTGGCCATGAGGTCGACATCGTGTCGGTCCTCGTCCCGATCTATGTGATCGTCATGGGCTCTGCCGACGGCCTGCATTTCGTCACCCACTATCAAGAAGCCTCCGAGCGCACCGAGGATCGGGTCTCACGGGTCACTTCCACGCTCCGACAGGTCGGCGTCCCGATGATCCTCACGACGATCAGCACCGCCGCGGGGTTCCTTTCGTTGCTCGTCACCGGTGTCAGACCTATCCAGCAGCTCGGCCTGTTCACCGCCATCGGAATCGGATTCGCCGGCGTCGTCTCGTTCTTCTTCCTCCCTGCACTTCTCAGCCGGTTGGACATCCGGCCGAAGCATCACACGGCGATCCTCGGACCGCGCGTCACCACCGCCATCAAGGCACTCGCACGACCGCGCTGGATCGCCGCCGTCCTGTCCGTGGGCCTGATCGCTTTCTCCGCGGTCTTCATCCCCCGCCTCCAGGTCGACTCCGACCAATTGTTCTTCCTCAAGGAGAACCATCCCCTCCGCCAGAGCTTCAACGAGACGGCCGAGATCTTCGGCGGGGCCACGCCGTTGATCGGTGAGTTCGTCTACGACCCGAACGGCGGTGCGGATCAGCTGACGCATCTCGAGACCGTGGAGCGGGACTTCGAACGGCTGCCCGGCGTGCGCACCGTCTTCTCGGCGGCCGACCTGGCCGGCAAGATCCCACCTGCCGAAATGGACGCCGTCCTCGCAGGGACGGCGCCGTTGCCGCTCGGCCGGATGGCAACACAGGACGGGCTGCGCTTCATCGTGTTCCCGGGACCGTTCGAGACCAAGGACTTGCGCGCCTGGCTCGACTTCGCGGACACTCACGCCGAGATTCGGGTCCTGACCGGCATGCCGATTCTTTGGGACGAAATCGCCAGGCTGGTCATTCGCGCCCAAATCGGGTCACTCATCGCCGCCTACGTCCTCGTCGCCCTGATGCTGCTCGTCGCGTACCGCAAAGTGCGCCAAACGCTGGTTGCGCTTGCCCCACTCGTGCTGACGACCGGCACCCTGTTGGGATTCATCGCCGCATCCGGCATCCAGTTGAACCTCGTCACGGCGATCGCCTCGTCGATCGTCATCGGCGTCGGCATCGACTACTCGATCCACTTCGTCGCCGCGATCGACTACGCACGTCCAGCCGGAGACGGCTACGTCCTGCGGGCCATCGACAGCGCCGGCCGCCCGATCGTCGCCAACGCGCTCGGCATCGCGCTGGCGCTGAGTGCGCTGTGGCTGTCGCCACTGAAGATCCATCCGGAGATCTCCATGATCATGTGGGTCTCGATGACGACCGCAGCCGTGACTGCACTCGTCGTCATTCCGGCGCTGCTGCCCGCGGCGGGGATGCGTGAACCGGTCTCGACTTCGCGCACTTGA